The nucleotide sequence CCATGACCAGGATTTTGGATCGTTTCCATATTGCTTGCTTAGATAGTCTAGTGCTTTATCGAGCGCTTGATCAGCTGAGTCCTGGCAGTTTTCAATATTTTGCGTTTTGGGATCGTCACACCAAGGGCTATCAGGATTTTTTAAAACACCTAGCAAGCCTCCTCGATAATTTTTATCGCCATAGGTTTGCGTGAAGATATAACCAAGTCTTGAAAAAACGTTACGCGTGAGTTGATCTGCCCAAGCATTAAAAATCAGGGCTGCTGAGCTATCTACTTTCATGTCGCCATTGAAGTCTTTGCTCATTTCCATAGCTTGATTTGCTAGTGGATGCTTTGATTTACTAGATTTAAATAAATCTAACAGTGGAAGCGAGCTTAAGGAGAGGGTGTCAGACTGCATTACCTTCATGTCGGCAAAACTATGGGTCTGCTTAGAATTAATGAGATCAACTATGCGATCGTAGCGAGCCGATAGATCCCAATCTCCAGTGAGCGGATTTGGGTCATTAGTAGCGATAATCCGTTGATTTGCCGTAGCAATCCAACCTTGCTCAGGATTATTAATGGCTGGCAAATGGTCAAATGGAACATATCCTGCCCAGTCATACTGCTTTTCCCAGCCAAGCGCAGGTGCTACGCCATATAAACCCTGGTGAATGACTCGTTTAGGTGCAACACCAGCGGCTTGATAAGAAATGTTTTCATCCACATCAGCCATCACCACGTTTTGCATGGGTGCGTAATTCTTATGTAAGGCTGCTTTAAAAGAATCCAAATCTTTGGCGCGGTTCATTTCAAGTAAACCGACCACGGATTGATTTTCTTGATCCAGCGCAGTCCAGCGAAGAGCCAGTGCATATCGATCGGTATCAATGAGCCGTTTCACTCGTGCATATGAGTCTGAAATTACGGGCCCATGCCGCGTTTCTTTCACAATAAAAGTGAGTGGGGCTGAATCCTTGATATCAATGATTTCTTGACGCACCGTGAAAGGCAGCATGCCATTTGGGCCGCGATACATTCCTGGATTATTGGGGTCCACTTGTTCAAGATAAGTGTCTTGGACATCGGGGTTAGTGTTCGTAAAGCTCCATGCATACTTTTCAGCTCTACCAAGCACAATTGCTGGAATGCCAGGTAGGGTGCCGCCAATCACATTGAGTCCTGGGGCATCAAGATGCGCAAAATACCAGATAGCTGGTGCCGATAAGCCTAGATGCGGATCATTGGCTAAGAGGGGCTTGCCAGTTTCGGTAAGTTTCCCGCTTAATGCCCAATTATTAGAACCAATGCCATCCTTACCACCTGGAAGATCAACGTGGGTAAGCTCGGTGGCTGGTAGTTTTTTGGATTTATTATTGGCTGGCCCGGTCTGTGCGTTAAATACATCGAGCTCTTTATAGAGTTTGGCAAAGTCCGTTGTAGTGAGAGTCTCACCATTGGGCTGAAAGGATGGCATTACCTCCCAGATTTGTTTGGTGCTGAGATATTGCGATAGCTCTAAACGTTGCAATTCTTTTTGCCAATTACCCCCAAGGTCATACGCCATCATCAGCATCCAGGCTACGCTATCAGTAGGCGACCAATGCCCTGGTTTAGAGCCTGTTAAAAAATACTCCACCGGTAGTGCCCAACCCAAGTTAGCGTTACCAGCGTTGACACCATCTGAGTATGCTTGAAGTAATCTTTTTGCGGCAACTGGATATTTGTCAAATTGTTTTTCGGCTGCACGCTTTATGCCAAGAGTCCGAATGAATCTATCAATATTGACCGTTTCAGAACCCAGAATTTCAGAGAGTCGCCCGCTAGCGATGCGGCGATTCATTTCTAGTTGCCAAGAGCGCTCAGTTGCGTGAAGGTAACCTAATGCAAACAAGGCATCAGTTTGGCTTTTAGCTTTGATATGAGGGATGCCGGTTTCATCAAAGGAGATAACAACAGAATCGCCCAAGCTTTTGATGGTTCTTTTCCCAGAGGGGTTGGATTGGGCTGAATATAGGTAAGCAATAACAATTGCCAGCATCATCAATATGGCACCCCCAGCAATCCAACGAAGCGGTCGTAAGAGTTTGTAAATGCCAGCCATCTTTCTCTGAGAATTCATATAAATATTTTAATGTTTTTGGGCGGTATGCCAGTAAGTCTTAAGTGCTATGGGTCACCTTGGGCTGTTTCTGGCGCACATGCTAAAATTTGGGCTGTCTTGATTTACATAGCGCGGCAATAATTGCTTGTGCGAGCCCGGGTGGTGAAATCGGTAGACACACAGGATTTAAAATCCTGCGACCTAAACAGTCGTGCCGGTTCGATTCCGGCCCCGGGCACCAAATCCAAATTCCTTGTATTCATTTCTTATGAATCTGATCAAAATCCTCGTTTGTCTTTGCCTGTATTCAATCTCTGCATTAGCGTGGTCGATTGATGTCATGGAGTTTCGTTGTACAAGAAAAGAAAAGGATTACACGGAAGAGTACGATATGAAAATTACCTTGGCCTCAGGTAGTCAAAAAGCTAAGGTATATCTAGATGATCGAGATTTGGATCGTTCCGATGAATTCGGCAAACAAGTAGTCAAGAGTGTGACTTTGGCTAGACCTAATATTGTGATTTCGATTGAGGCGAGTTTCGAGCCAGAAAAGGTGATGGATATTTCTTATCCAGCGGGAACAGTTTCAACGCAAATGACGCTAGACCCAATTACAGGAAAGTTAAAAAAAGTAGAAAAAATTCAAGGTGGCATTTTGGGTGCCACCATTGGCAATGGCACGCAAGTTACCGAAGAGAATTGTGCGCTAACGAAGATGCCTTACCGAGTCACCAGCAAATAAGCTGCAGACTTTTAGAACGCTAGTTAGGCTCTGTCACAAACCCCAGTTTTGTTAGCCCTGCACGGCGGGATGCGGCCAGTACTTGGGCGACATATTCATACTTCACAGCTTTGTCGGCACGCAAATTAATTTCTGGTTGTGGATCTTTTTGTGCTGCTTTTTCTGCATAGCCATCAAAGGTCTTGAGGTCGATTTGAGTGCTATTCCAAAAAATTTGACCTTTAGCATCAATCGTCAATTGCACGGATTCAGGTTTGACTTCATTACGCACGCTATTGGCTTTAGGTAACTCAACTTTTACCGCTTGCTGAATAACGGGAAGGGTGATGATAAAGATGATGAGCAATACCAACATGACATCGACCATGGGTGTCATATTGATTTCCGCCATGATGGCGTCATCGTTTTGATCGTCTTGCAAATGAAACGCCATGCTTATTCTCCAGAATTCACGCGGGCGCCAGTGACAAAATAAGCTAACAAATCATTGCCGAATCGATTGAGGTCGGCCACAAACAATTTATTAGCGCGATTAATCGCGTTAAAGCCCAATACCGCTGGAATCGCCACAGCAAGACCTAGGGCGGTCATAATCAACGCCTCACCAATCGGACCGGCCACTTG is from Polynucleobacter sp. MWH-UH23A and encodes:
- a CDS encoding penicillin acylase family protein, with amino-acid sequence MNSQRKMAGIYKLLRPLRWIAGGAILMMLAIVIAYLYSAQSNPSGKRTIKSLGDSVVISFDETGIPHIKAKSQTDALFALGYLHATERSWQLEMNRRIASGRLSEILGSETVNIDRFIRTLGIKRAAEKQFDKYPVAAKRLLQAYSDGVNAGNANLGWALPVEYFLTGSKPGHWSPTDSVAWMLMMAYDLGGNWQKELQRLELSQYLSTKQIWEVMPSFQPNGETLTTTDFAKLYKELDVFNAQTGPANNKSKKLPATELTHVDLPGGKDGIGSNNWALSGKLTETGKPLLANDPHLGLSAPAIWYFAHLDAPGLNVIGGTLPGIPAIVLGRAEKYAWSFTNTNPDVQDTYLEQVDPNNPGMYRGPNGMLPFTVRQEIIDIKDSAPLTFIVKETRHGPVISDSYARVKRLIDTDRYALALRWTALDQENQSVVGLLEMNRAKDLDSFKAALHKNYAPMQNVVMADVDENISYQAAGVAPKRVIHQGLYGVAPALGWEKQYDWAGYVPFDHLPAINNPEQGWIATANQRIIATNDPNPLTGDWDLSARYDRIVDLINSKQTHSFADMKVMQSDTLSLSSLPLLDLFKSSKSKHPLANQAMEMSKDFNGDMKVDSSAALIFNAWADQLTRNVFSRLGYIFTQTYGDKNYRGGLLGVLKNPDSPWCDDPKTQNIENCQDSADQALDKALDYLSKQYGNDPKSWSWGKAHIAISEHRPLSKVPLIGKLFNISTPFPGDSNTVNVGRLELLRSDNPYETLQAPSLRTIYDLSDLEKSLFIYQAGQSGWVQSPWYRNMNSLWAKNEYLPLQMKPEKAARTLELSNK
- a CDS encoding biopolymer transporter ExbD — translated: MAFHLQDDQNDDAIMAEINMTPMVDVMLVLLIIFIITLPVIQQAVKVELPKANSVRNEVKPESVQLTIDAKGQIFWNSTQIDLKTFDGYAEKAAQKDPQPEINLRADKAVKYEYVAQVLAASRRAGLTKLGFVTEPN